In the Flavobacterium sp. 90 genome, CTTTAGATACTGAGTCGCTATAGTTTACAGCTGTAATTCCAGTAACGATGTTACCTGCAATACTTACTTCGATAGATGACCAGCTGTGTTGTTGTCCGTTAATTAATGGTAATTTATTCATATGTCGCTTTATTTGTTTTTTTAATAATCCCGATAACGTTCAGGAGCTATAACCTTCTTCAGCGTTTTGCAACAACTGAAGAATGGCAATAACATTGGTGAATTTTTATTGTTTTGTGAATGGTAAATTATGCTTTATCGATTCCAAAAGGATTTTTGAATCCAAGATCAACCATAATTTTGCGTGCAGTTCCAACCGGAGTAATTTCTGCTTTTACTTTTAATTCAGAAGTTGCTAAAATGTTTTGTTTTGGATCCACATAAACATCAAAAGCCGAAACTTCCTGATTTGCAATCATTCCTTCTAAAGCAGATCTGCATAAACCTTCAAAGCTTTTTGAAACTGATTGAGGTAATTTCCCGTCGATATCTACTAAAACCGGAGAAGCCAATTTTGGTAATAAAGCTGTACGCAATAAACGAGTTGCTTTGTTGATTGTACGGTTGTTTTCTACATAAGCAAAATCAGATGTTCCTGAAGTACAAGTTGCGCTATCGTTAAAATAAACGCCTGGTAAACCAGTATGAGTTCTTGCAAAAATGTATCTTTTTTCGTTTAAGTCACCTAAAAGCCCAAGAGTTTTAACTTCTTCTCCGCCTACAAAACCAGCTTTTGCGAAACCTTCACCAGTAAGATTGAATTTTTCGATCCAGGCGATGTTTTCAGATACTTTTGCTTTAGAAATTGCACCTAATGCTAATCCAACTGCTGCAGTATTTGGATAATCAACTGCTTTTTCAACATCCATAGCGATAACTACAGATACGTTTTCTGCTCCTAATTCAGCTAGAGAAGTTGCATCTTCAACAGTAAATCCTTTTCCTTCAAGGATAACTTCAAAAGGCATATAATCTACATAAGCATCCTTGGCTTGTGTTTGTGCTACAGCCACAGTGTCTAATGTATCTGCAAATGTTGCTGCTCCGGAATAGATGATTGCTAATTGACGAATGTTTCCGTTTGCTTTTTCCTGCATATCTTTTGCTTTCCCGGCAATAACTTTATAAGAGGTTGCTGCTGTTTTCATGATGTACAAATCACCAGAAGGATTCATTCTGAAAAATTGTTGAATTTGGTAGTAAACAGATTGACCACTTACATCGCCTAATTCTTTGATGCCATAAGCTTCAGCATCTTCTAATGAAGATAAAAGAACTACTTTGTCTGCATCAAGTTCGTCAGTGGTAACTCCGCTAAAAAGCAATCCTGAAACCATGTCTTGTTCTGGAGTTCTTCTTCCTAATCCGCCTGATAGTTTGTTAATTACTACATCGTTTAATTTACTCATAATATAAAATGTTTAATTGTTTAAAAATTTGTTTTTGGGTTTTTGCTCAAAAAAGGGCAAAAGAGGGGCTGTAACAAGTAGTGAAACTTGTTATAATCAATCGTTTATTGTTTAAAATGGTATTCGTAATCCAGAATCCAAAAAAGCAGAATTTCTATTTTTGGATGATTTGTAAAAACTGATTTTTTAATTGAATTTTGCTCTTGGCCAAGAGATAAATTTGCTTTTGATATCGAGTACAAATTTAAGATTCAATGTTGCTTTTTCCAATTTTTTTGATGGTCAAAGTCAGTAGTTTCAGTGCTTAAGCTCGGGCTTCAGTAGCGAGACCTTCATTTATAATAGTATAAATAGTGCGCTCTGTCAGGAACAAAGTATCCGAAAGTTCAGATACTACAACTTTCATTTGTTTAGCTTGATTTCTATTAAGATAGTTAATAACATAATCTCTCCTTTTGTCTAATAGTGTTCTGCTTCTTTTCATTTGTGGTATTTAAGATGGGATTAATTTAATTTAGCTTTTGGTTTTTTGGTGGCTTATATTTTATGAGTTTTAATTCATAGGGGTAACAATTTTAAACGAATAAACTTTTTGATTAATTAGTGGTATTGATATCGATATCTCCCTGAACCTGATTTGGATTTATTCCGATTATTCCAGAAGTTAAATCGTATCCTAAATCTTCTAATTCTGCATTACTTAATCCGTTGTTAAAAAGGATATATTTCTTTTTTAAAGTGTTTTCGATCAATGTCGTTTTATAAGTGATCTCCCAGATGAAATAATCGTTTTTATTCCAATACGTATGTTCGTTTGTGCATTGCTTTTCTCTAATCTTAAAAGTCGAATTAGTGTCAATGTTTGCATTACTAATACTGTTTGACAATACAGCTTTGTCTATTCGCTGTGCAATATCAAATGCATTTGCATAACTTGTAGATGAAATAGTATCAACCGGTAATACGATATACAAGCAAAATGACACATCTGCTTTGTAATTTTTTTCAGAAGATGTTTCCCAGTTTACAGTGTCGTATTTAAACATTGCTAACGGCGTTTCGATAGAAGTTTTAAAAACGGCATCACTATAAAGCTGAACTGTTGGCGCATTAGAAGTGAACTCCGCTTCGATTGCGTTCTTTTTTTCGGTATAAAAGTCTTTTAGAATCATATGATGGATTTATTTTCTACAAATATACAACATATGTTTTAAATTACACAACATATTACATTAAAAAATGCAGTTATTTCAGTAATATGATTTAATTTTTTATCTTGTATGTTCAAGTAATACAATAAGAAATGGGTTACAAATAGCTTGTAAATCAGCTATTTTAAAGAAAAAAAGTAAAAGTGTGCAATTATTCAAGATATATTATTTAGCTTTGCAACATATAGTGGAGTGTTTTGTTTTATCTAAAACATATTACATAATATAATAAAGACAACTACAACATGGAAATACATACTAAGATCAAACGTATTATAGACGAGATGAAGTTAAACAATAACTCATTTGCGAAGTTAATAGGAGTAACCAGTACTACGATAGATAGTATCACGATTGGAAGATTGCAAGCTGACGGAGATAGAAAAAGAACCAAACCTGGTTTTGATTTGCTTCAAAGTATCATTACACATTGCAATGTAAATCCGGATTATTTTTTTGGAGACAGCGATGAAATTTTCACCAATAAAACAACTGCTGAAGTTGGTTTAAATCTACCAAAGATTATTACGGTAAACGAAGACGGAGAGGAGAATATTAATTTTGTGGGAGTAAAAGCCCGCGCAGGTTATTTAGATGGTTATTCTGATCCGGAATATATGGAAACGCTTCCTTCTTTTAGTATGCCAATGCTAAAAAACGGAACTTACAGATGTTTTGAAATTAAAGGAAATTCGATGTCTACAACAATCCATGATGGAGATTATCTTTTTGGAAAATATGTCGATAATTTTGATGATATCCTTGACGGAAGAATCTATGTTATTATCAGTAAGAATGATGGAGTAGTGGTAAAAAGGGTTTTAAACCGAATTAGAGAAAGCGGAAAATTAATCCTGAAATCAGACAACAGAGACGGAAATTATCCAATGTATTCTATTTATGCCGAGGATATTCTGGAAGTTTGGTACGCAAGTATGTACGCTTCGAAACAAATGCCCGATCCAATTAATATTTATGAAAAGATTCATGATCTCGAAAGTAAGTTCTACGAAATGGAAGAGACTTTGAGAAAAAAGTTAAACTAGATAAAACAAAAAAAACTGCAACGTTATGTTGCAGTTTTTTTTATGATACATTTTATCAGTATGTTTTGATACTTCCGATGTGATAACAAGAAAATTAGTTTTCTTTATACTCATCACGCAATACACCTGGTTCGTCTTCTAATACTTCATTGCCACTAGGTTCTTCAAGACTTACACCAAACATTTCCATTATCATTTTTTCTTTTTCGGCACAGAGATCTAAACCTTCTAATTCCTTATTATTAAAACTCGTTCTTCGAAATACCTGGCTAGGAAATGCGATATAGTCTTTGTTTTTACCGTTTTTTACAAATAGCAAAATGATCTTAGGATAAGTATCTTCTATACCGCTGCAGCCCGTTATTCTGTATGTTAATTCGGTAATGTTGTCGTATTTTATTTCGTAATAATTAAAAAGAATATCTGAAATTTTATTCATTTGGTCTTTTGTAACTAATGTTTTAGAATCATGAAATTTTGATTTTAAGTAGTTTCGTGGTTCTTTATCCTCATAGTATTTTGGCGTTACAACATAAACCGAATCGTACGTTGAAAAAGGAAATAATAACTTTGTTTTTTCTAATGGAATTTTGAAAAAAGGCACAAGAGTATCTCTCTCATCAATCGGACTTGGTGGCGGTGGCGGCATGTTTAATTGAGCTTTACGAAAATTTAAATTTTCATGATAGAATTCACAATTATCGCCACAATAACTGTTTCTAAGCTCGTTGAGTTTGTTTTTTTGAGCATTACTAACTATCATAAATGAAATAGTTAGCAGAAGTGAGAGGATTGCTTTTTTTACCATAGTTTGTGAAATTCTTTGATCTGATTAAAGTTATTTAAAAGCTGAAGCAAGAGGTTCATACTTTGTTTTGATACCTAGATTATTAAAATATTTTTCTAAATCGTTGTACATATAATCACTTAAATCTAAGTTTTCTATTTTTCCAAATGTTTCTTTTGTTTTACATTCAAAACATATTTCTAAATACTCAAACACTTTGCCATTCTCGTCAAAAAATAAAATAGCATTTCTGGGTAAATAACAACCTCTTATAATTTCGGAACAATTAATATTTAATCTCGAACAAGTGTTGTATAATATGTCCGATAATTTTTCTATTTGCGAAAGATTTAAGATTTTAATTTGAGTTACATTTTCCAGTGAAAGTGAATCTAAATTATTTCTTGGCAGCTCAATTCCAATATTATATTCCAGATTTGTTACAGTTTTTCCAGTTTCTTTGTCATAAGTTTCGCTTGAAACTCTGGTCATACCATCAGAATTTAAATTGTACGATATGATTTTTATTTGAGAAGCTTTGTTAAAAGGATATGAATTTATTCGCTTTGAAAGATCAAATTTTGCATAAGTTCTTTCCTGAGGCTTGTTGTTTTCAAGTCCAATTGGTTTTGTTTTTGAAATTTTGTGCTGTCCATTTACAACAATAGTAGAGGATAGGCTAAGGCACAAAATAGTTTTTAGCATCTTTTTTAAATTCAGGATAATGAGACTCTTTTTTTATCAAATTTACTTTTTTTATTCTGATTTATTTAAATTCCGGATATGTCTCTTCTGTATTTTTTTTCCAACCCTCATATTTTGCTTTCCCCCAATGTTTAATATAAAAGGTTTCAAACGTTTTAGAAAAATATTGTTGTGCAAAGCCTTCTTT is a window encoding:
- a CDS encoding DUF2586 domain-containing protein; amino-acid sequence: MSKLNDVVINKLSGGLGRRTPEQDMVSGLLFSGVTTDELDADKVVLLSSLEDAEAYGIKELGDVSGQSVYYQIQQFFRMNPSGDLYIMKTAATSYKVIAGKAKDMQEKANGNIRQLAIIYSGAATFADTLDTVAVAQTQAKDAYVDYMPFEVILEGKGFTVEDATSLAELGAENVSVVIAMDVEKAVDYPNTAAVGLALGAISKAKVSENIAWIEKFNLTGEGFAKAGFVGGEEVKTLGLLGDLNEKRYIFARTHTGLPGVYFNDSATCTSGTSDFAYVENNRTINKATRLLRTALLPKLASPVLVDIDGKLPQSVSKSFEGLCRSALEGMIANQEVSAFDVYVDPKQNILATSELKVKAEITPVGTARKIMVDLGFKNPFGIDKA
- a CDS encoding S24 family peptidase encodes the protein MEIHTKIKRIIDEMKLNNNSFAKLIGVTSTTIDSITIGRLQADGDRKRTKPGFDLLQSIITHCNVNPDYFFGDSDEIFTNKTTAEVGLNLPKIITVNEDGEENINFVGVKARAGYLDGYSDPEYMETLPSFSMPMLKNGTYRCFEIKGNSMSTTIHDGDYLFGKYVDNFDDILDGRIYVIISKNDGVVVKRVLNRIRESGKLILKSDNRDGNYPMYSIYAEDILEVWYASMYASKQMPDPINIYEKIHDLESKFYEMEETLRKKLN